Proteins encoded within one genomic window of Desulforegulaceae bacterium:
- the rplL gene encoding 50S ribosomal protein L7/L12, producing MAEITKEDVIEYLSNLTVLELSELVKDLEEKFGVSAAAPVAAMPMGVVADAGAAVEEQTEFDVILKAAGDKKINVIKEVRKITGLGLKEAKALVDEAPKPVKEGIAKEDAQKIKEELEAVGAEIELK from the coding sequence ATGGCTGAAATTACAAAAGAAGATGTAATTGAATATCTTTCAAATTTAACAGTACTTGAACTATCTGAGCTAGTTAAGGATTTAGAAGAAAAATTTGGTGTATCTGCTGCAGCTCCAGTCGCAGCAATGCCTATGGGCGTTGTTGCTGATGCTGGTGCTGCTGTTGAAGAGCAAACTGAGTTTGACGTTATTCTTAAGGCTGCCGGTGATAAGAAAATCAACGTTATCAAAGAAGTTAGAAAAATCACAGGTCTTGGTCTTAAAGAAGCAAAAGCGCTTGTTGATGAAGCACCAAAACCGGTTAAAGAAGGGATTGCTAAAGAAGACGCTCAGAAAATCAAAGAAGAGCTTGAAGCAGTCGGAGCCGAAATCGAGCTTAAATAG